A window of Psychroflexus sp. ALD_RP9 contains these coding sequences:
- a CDS encoding zinc-dependent metalloprotease: MFKKIIYLSFVAVLMLSFNSCSIFKGKTKAKSAANAQAKRPSKGDIKPYSKVITKSAKTDKGLFDVHQVKDNYFFEIPDSLFNREMLMVTRIAKTARGIGFGGGKQNEQVLRWQRKGDKVHLRVVSYQVVANDSLPVHEAVVNSNFEPILYSFDVKAYKKDSINNNTVVDVTKLFTDDVQAIGLQKRSRRPYKISRLDKSRSYIDTIRSYPKNIEIRHVKTYNAGQPPSNSSTGSVSLQFSNSMILLSKEPMERRYFDQRVGWFTSRQTDYGLNAQKSKTVEYLDRWRLEVKDEDIEKFKRGELVEPKKPIVYYIDRATPQQWRKYIKQGIEDWQVAFEAAGFKNAIIAKDPPTKEEDPDWSPEDVRYSVVRYLASPIPNANGPHVSDPRSGEILESDINWYHNVMTLLRNWFFVQTAAINPEARGVEFKNEVMGRLIRFVSAHEVGHTLGLPHNMGSSVAYKVEDLRDPEFTKKYGTAPSIMDYARFNYIAQPGDGDVALMPNIGPYDKYSIKWGYRPILDKVGKEEKPVLDQWILEKAGDPMYRFGRQQIGGVIDPSSQTEDLGDDSMRASELGIENLKRIVPNLIEWTAEDGKNYDDLEDLYNQVFGQYNRYMGHVTANVGGVYEYYKTYDQDGAVYVHTPRDKQVRAIEFLNEQLFETPQWLLDDEIFNKIQFDGYVERLTAYQERTLDNLLDFGRFARMMENEELNDEAYTALEMMGDLRKGLFKELRSGQTISRARRNLQRSYIKRMHELMTEEQRSIPSQYRAYINQSNIDVETSDIRPLVRGELNTLLRGLRRAARRTNDTMTLYHIRDAIKRIENILDPKS, translated from the coding sequence ATGTTTAAAAAAATTATTTATTTATCATTTGTAGCAGTTTTAATGCTTTCGTTTAATTCCTGTTCAATTTTTAAGGGAAAAACAAAAGCTAAATCGGCTGCAAATGCTCAAGCAAAAAGACCTTCTAAGGGCGACATTAAACCTTATTCTAAGGTTATTACAAAATCAGCCAAGACAGACAAAGGACTTTTCGATGTTCATCAAGTCAAGGATAATTACTTCTTTGAAATTCCAGACTCACTTTTTAACCGAGAAATGTTAATGGTGACAAGAATCGCTAAAACCGCTCGTGGTATTGGTTTTGGTGGAGGCAAACAAAACGAACAAGTATTAAGATGGCAACGAAAAGGTGATAAAGTTCACTTAAGAGTTGTTTCGTACCAAGTTGTTGCTAATGATTCTTTACCTGTTCATGAAGCTGTTGTTAACTCTAATTTTGAACCTATTTTATACAGCTTCGATGTGAAAGCTTATAAAAAAGACTCTATCAATAATAACACTGTTGTTGATGTAACTAAATTGTTTACTGATGATGTACAAGCAATTGGTTTACAAAAAAGAAGCCGAAGACCTTATAAAATTTCTCGTTTAGATAAATCAAGATCTTACATAGACACGATTAGAAGCTACCCTAAAAATATTGAAATTAGACACGTTAAAACCTATAATGCTGGTCAACCACCATCTAATTCAAGTACAGGTTCTGTGTCTTTACAGTTCAGCAATTCTATGATTTTGTTGAGCAAAGAACCTATGGAGCGTCGTTACTTCGACCAACGCGTGGGCTGGTTCACAAGTCGCCAAACCGATTATGGCCTTAATGCTCAAAAATCTAAAACTGTTGAATATCTCGACCGCTGGAGACTTGAAGTGAAAGATGAAGATATCGAAAAGTTTAAGCGTGGTGAATTAGTAGAACCTAAAAAACCTATTGTTTATTATATAGATCGTGCAACACCTCAACAGTGGCGTAAATACATCAAGCAAGGTATTGAAGATTGGCAAGTAGCCTTTGAGGCGGCAGGTTTTAAAAATGCCATTATCGCAAAAGATCCACCAACTAAAGAAGAAGATCCAGACTGGAGCCCTGAAGATGTGCGTTATTCGGTTGTACGGTATTTAGCATCTCCTATTCCTAACGCTAATGGCCCACATGTATCTGATCCGCGTTCTGGTGAAATATTAGAATCTGATATAAATTGGTATCATAATGTAATGACTTTATTACGAAACTGGTTTTTTGTACAAACAGCGGCAATAAATCCTGAAGCTAGAGGAGTCGAGTTTAAAAATGAAGTTATGGGACGTCTAATTCGTTTTGTCTCAGCACATGAAGTTGGTCACACTTTAGGCTTACCACATAATATGGGTAGTAGCGTTGCTTACAAAGTTGAAGATTTACGTGATCCTGAATTCACCAAAAAATATGGTACTGCTCCATCTATCATGGACTATGCAAGATTTAATTATATTGCTCAACCAGGTGATGGTGATGTGGCCTTAATGCCAAACATCGGTCCTTATGATAAGTACTCTATTAAATGGGGTTACCGTCCTATTTTAGATAAAGTTGGTAAAGAAGAAAAACCAGTTTTAGATCAATGGATTTTAGAAAAAGCTGGAGACCCAATGTACCGCTTTGGAAGACAACAAATCGGTGGTGTTATTGACCCAAGTTCGCAAACTGAAGATTTAGGAGATGACTCGATGCGGGCATCTGAATTGGGTATTGAAAACTTAAAACGTATTGTCCCAAATTTAATCGAGTGGACAGCTGAAGACGGCAAAAACTATGACGATTTAGAGGATTTATACAATCAAGTTTTTGGCCAATACAACCGCTATATGGGTCATGTTACTGCTAATGTAGGCGGTGTTTATGAGTACTATAAAACTTATGATCAAGATGGCGCTGTATACGTTCATACACCTCGTGATAAGCAAGTAAGAGCAATTGAATTTTTAAATGAACAATTATTCGAAACACCACAGTGGCTACTTGACGATGAAATTTTTAATAAAATTCAATTTGATGGCTACGTAGAACGCTTAACAGCTTATCAAGAACGTACTTTAGATAACTTACTTGATTTTGGGCGTTTTGCACGAATGATGGAAAATGAAGAATTAAATGATGAGGCCTACACAGCTCTTGAAATGATGGGCGACCTAAGAAAAGGTTTGTTTAAAGAATTAAGGTCTGGACAAACTATTTCACGTGCTCGACGTAATTTGCAACGTTCTTACATTAAACGTATGCATGAGTTAATGACTGAAGAGCAACGTTCTATCCCTTCACAATATAGAGCCTATATAAACCAAAGTAACATTGATGTAGAAACAAGTGATATTAGACCATTAGTTAGAGGCGAACTTAATACATTGCTTAGAGGTTTAAGGCGCGCGGCTAGACGTACTAATGATACTATGACACTATACCATATTAGAGATGCTATAAAACGCATAGAAAATATTTTAGACCCTAAAAGTTAG
- a CDS encoding serine hydrolase domain-containing protein, protein MLKNKRRILLLIAFMLIVAVFINYSFSHATAHKTAKEASKLVYDEVIPDKKPKFDYKLILADRLLNFEKKLNYKAKRSRFNGVVLVAYKNQVIFEKAYGYADPTSEDLLTTDISFELASVSKQFTAAAVLKLAELGKVDINQALVKYFPEFKFENIKVRDLLKHSSGLWDYMNLTEAYWNQDKAPNHFEVLELINQHQNSLSFRPGSRFDYNNTNYAILVALTEKLSGLSFRDFLQQHFFSPYCIDETYVGVDNRLRENVITAFQPYGRTYIDLPPSFHNGALGDKGIHTTANNLWLWFKHLKNYELLSKASVHQMFNLDTFKQYDYGMGFRTRVSANGELEIYHDGLWDGFRNGLHYFPKDELTYIVLSHTQNRSKVYFQNYLEKQAKKMLNNLKLNKLSKNDSAKQKFNNG, encoded by the coding sequence ATGTTAAAGAATAAGCGCCGAATTTTACTGCTCATTGCCTTTATGCTTATTGTAGCAGTTTTTATTAATTATAGTTTTAGTCACGCCACAGCTCATAAAACAGCTAAAGAAGCTTCAAAGCTTGTTTATGACGAAGTTATACCTGATAAAAAACCTAAGTTTGATTATAAACTAATTCTTGCTGATCGCCTTTTAAACTTTGAAAAGAAGCTAAATTATAAAGCTAAACGTAGCCGATTTAATGGCGTTGTTTTAGTTGCCTATAAAAATCAAGTTATTTTTGAAAAAGCTTATGGCTATGCAGATCCTACCTCTGAAGATTTATTGACCACCGATATTTCGTTTGAACTCGCCTCAGTAAGTAAGCAATTTACGGCAGCTGCTGTTTTAAAACTAGCTGAATTAGGTAAAGTTGATATTAACCAAGCTTTAGTTAAGTACTTTCCAGAGTTTAAGTTCGAAAATATTAAAGTACGCGATTTGCTGAAGCATTCTTCTGGACTTTGGGATTATATGAATCTAACTGAAGCTTATTGGAACCAAGATAAAGCGCCTAACCATTTTGAAGTTTTAGAGTTGATTAACCAACACCAAAACAGTTTAAGTTTTAGGCCTGGTAGTCGTTTTGATTATAATAATACCAATTATGCCATTTTAGTGGCCTTAACCGAGAAACTAAGTGGTCTAAGTTTTAGAGATTTTTTACAGCAACATTTTTTTAGTCCGTATTGTATAGATGAAACATATGTTGGCGTAGATAATCGTTTGCGAGAAAATGTTATTACTGCTTTTCAGCCTTATGGTCGTACTTATATAGACTTACCACCGAGTTTTCATAATGGTGCTTTGGGTGATAAGGGCATTCATACCACCGCAAATAACTTATGGTTATGGTTTAAACATTTAAAAAATTATGAATTACTCTCCAAAGCATCAGTACATCAAATGTTTAATCTTGATACTTTTAAACAATATGATTATGGCATGGGTTTTAGAACCCGTGTAAGTGCTAATGGAGAACTAGAAATATATCATGACGGCTTATGGGATGGTTTTAGAAATGGCTTACATTACTTCCCTAAAGACGAGTTAACTTATATTGTTTTAAGTCATACCCAAAATAGATCTAAAGTCTATTTTCAAAACTATCTTGAAAAACAAGCTAAAAAAATGCTTAATAACCTTAAATTAAATAAGCTCTCTAAAAATGACTCAGCAAAACAAAAATTTAACAATGGTTAA
- a CDS encoding phenylalanine-4-hydroxylase: MNNYTESDLLVWKTLAQRQLKNIPNKASTAYIDALDVMEPVLNANEIPDFEKVNQWFKTSTEWKIKVVPGLIEVEDFFQLLAQKTFCSSTWLRSKDSLDYLEEPDMFHDIFGHIPLLSNLIFSEFVHEFGKLGCQYLNDPEKLVQLQRLYWFTIEFGVINEDAKIKSYGAGILSSFGETNQIDEQAANFHPYNINEIINKPFRTDVMQEDYYVINNFSDLFNSLHQLKKTWEQTELVN; encoded by the coding sequence ATGAACAATTACACAGAAAGCGATTTATTGGTGTGGAAAACACTTGCTCAACGACAGTTAAAAAACATCCCAAACAAAGCATCTACTGCCTATATTGATGCTTTAGATGTGATGGAACCAGTCTTAAATGCTAATGAAATACCGGATTTTGAAAAGGTAAACCAATGGTTTAAAACATCAACTGAATGGAAAATTAAAGTAGTACCAGGTTTAATTGAAGTTGAAGATTTTTTCCAGCTACTAGCCCAAAAAACCTTTTGCTCTTCAACTTGGTTGCGCTCAAAAGACAGTCTCGATTATTTAGAAGAGCCTGATATGTTTCATGATATATTTGGGCATATTCCGTTATTATCAAATCTTATTTTTTCTGAATTTGTTCATGAGTTTGGTAAGTTGGGTTGTCAGTATTTAAATGACCCTGAAAAACTTGTTCAATTACAACGTTTATATTGGTTCACGATCGAGTTTGGTGTAATTAACGAAGATGCTAAAATTAAATCTTATGGTGCTGGGATTTTATCTTCTTTTGGAGAAACCAATCAAATTGATGAACAAGCTGCTAATTTCCATCCTTATAATATTAATGAGATCATCAATAAACCATTTCGAACAGACGTGATGCAAGAAGATTATTATGTGATTAATAATTTTAGCGATTTGTTTAATAGTTTACATCAACTTAAGAAAACTTGGGAACAAACTGAGCTTGTTAATTAA
- the serS gene encoding serine--tRNA ligase translates to MLDVKQISTHKDAFIKALKKRNFNAEAIFDKLLKLDEDRKQTQKQLDDTLAESNQLSKEIGALYKQGKTDEANTIKEKTGSLKESSKQLNHKMENILSELKDLLYIIPNVPHELVPAGQTEDDNQEIYSKGDIPKLSHKALPHWELAKKYDLIDFELGNKITGAGFPVFKGKGAKLQRALITYFLDKNTDAGYQEVQVPLLVNEASGYGTGQLPDKEGQMYHVTGDNLYLIPTAEVPITNIFRGDMVNESELPIQLTGYTACFRREAGSYGAHVRGLNRLHQFDKVELVNLTTPEQSYQMLDNMVEHVKDILDELKLPYRILRLCGGDLGFTSALTYDFEVFSTAQDRWLEISSVSNFETFQANRLKIRYKSANQKKQLVHTLNGSSLALPRVIAGILENYQTDEGIKIPEVLVPYTGFEWIK, encoded by the coding sequence ATGTTAGATGTAAAACAAATTAGTACACATAAAGACGCTTTTATAAAAGCATTAAAAAAAAGAAATTTTAATGCCGAAGCTATTTTTGACAAGCTTTTAAAACTAGATGAAGACCGCAAACAAACTCAAAAACAATTAGACGACACATTAGCAGAATCTAACCAACTATCTAAAGAAATTGGGGCATTATACAAGCAAGGAAAAACAGATGAAGCTAATACAATTAAAGAAAAAACAGGGTCTTTAAAAGAAAGTTCTAAACAGCTAAACCACAAAATGGAAAATATTTTGTCTGAGCTAAAAGACTTACTTTACATCATACCTAACGTGCCTCATGAGTTAGTACCTGCAGGGCAAACTGAAGATGACAATCAAGAAATTTACAGCAAAGGCGATATTCCAAAACTAAGCCATAAAGCTTTACCTCATTGGGAGTTAGCCAAAAAATATGATTTAATTGATTTTGAGTTAGGCAATAAAATTACAGGTGCAGGATTTCCAGTATTTAAAGGAAAAGGCGCTAAATTACAGCGTGCACTTATCACTTATTTTCTAGATAAAAATACAGATGCGGGCTATCAAGAAGTACAAGTACCACTTTTAGTGAATGAAGCTTCAGGTTATGGCACCGGACAATTACCTGATAAAGAAGGCCAAATGTATCATGTTACTGGTGACAATTTATACCTCATCCCAACAGCTGAAGTACCTATAACTAACATATTTAGAGGAGACATGGTTAATGAAAGTGAATTGCCAATTCAATTAACCGGCTACACTGCTTGCTTTAGACGTGAAGCAGGTAGTTATGGCGCTCACGTTCGCGGACTAAACCGTTTACACCAATTTGATAAAGTTGAATTAGTAAATCTTACCACACCTGAACAATCTTACCAAATGTTAGATAACATGGTAGAGCACGTCAAAGATATTTTAGACGAGTTGAAGCTACCTTACAGAATATTACGACTTTGTGGTGGTGATTTAGGATTTACATCAGCATTAACATACGATTTTGAAGTATTTTCTACGGCACAAGACCGTTGGTTAGAAATCTCATCTGTATCTAATTTTGAAACCTTTCAAGCCAACCGACTAAAAATACGTTATAAATCGGCCAATCAAAAAAAGCAACTTGTACATACTTTAAACGGTAGTTCATTAGCGCTACCAAGAGTTATAGCTGGCATTTTAGAAAATTACCAAACCGATGAAGGAATAAAAATACCTGAAGTATTAGTACCTTATACAGGTTTTGAGTGGATTAAGTAG